From Bombyx mori chromosome 18, ASM3026992v2:
tttaattaaactgtataccaattaattgatccttcaggatttataattgttttttttttcacgattaaaaccgcgtagaaagtttaggcattattaGTTGAagcatgcgccatagattatacacttatggcatgcgcagtacacatattttgtatacatttattcaactgatacaaatagttaattaaacaaaaaatgagtaatttcgaaagagaacaaacgtattttatataagaacaatcgaaaatgaatatttacgagtaattaaggacgaaaaaatattaaaaattgcaatcgaggggctaacttgtagatatatttttaatatattttttaaaataaataaatggggaacaaacaattattaacagtgaacaatcaagaacaaatgatgaacaaacggattaatagaaaataagtagaaaacaggaaaaaaaaatttttttgaggggctaacttcattcacctaaaGAAACCATTTATGATGGCGCCACagattattaaaattgttaCTACGGAAGATGGCGCCGTCTTAATAAGTCATGTAATTTCAAAGGTAGCGCAAAATGTTTTGTATTACAAATTTCAACACAGCACACTTCATTCCCTTTAGAACTTGCTACATTCATGTCATACCACTACTTCACTAGCGTTATTTTTGGGCATTATATTTTACTTCTGATTTGCTGTTCACAGCTGGATAGTTTTTTAGGTTGTCCCCATTTAAGACAGCTCTCTTTACCTCCCTTGATGTTGCAACAATCAAGTACAGTCATAGACCTTTACTTCAGTGAGTATAGTACCGTACGGTACGCACTAAGTAACGCATTAATCTCATAGACCTATATTACTTCAGTGATTAATCTTTATTTAGTCTGTGATTCATTGTTCTTTCAAAGCTGTCAGTTgtcaaagttgttttttttttaaaggattttatgacctggtaactaagacctttaagtaatgtcttattttaatctatattcttatttttatgaaaaataataatatggattgaaatgaaatgaagatgattaatttgagacattaatcaactgggatgaaattaaatgaaatgagatgagatgaaatataatctcagtaaaatggtggccagttactaagatttttccagtggactttttggaggatcccgagaagttacgttcagcggctttgtttcattttcccacatttgtgcactttcacagatattaaacagttaattaaccaccgttattacacatttaaacctgaagaaacattaaattgatagacaaaataacacaaatcacaaacttcactcctcgcgctcccgccaaaaagtctgtcAAAGTTGTCAGTGGTTTCACCGCATAGACCTTTAAGTAGGTAAGGGATCTATAAGTAGTCTGTGTTTGGCAGTTGGCACTAGTTAGTTACGTTGGCTGACGTTGTGGTTTACGCGATATTGACTTAATTTtagttcaaattttaaaattttaaattaaagtgaTGGTGTTTTATTCATGATGGATCTGCATTTACTACATTGCATTTAAGATCTTAATTATATCTTTAATAGATAAAATTACGTTTACATTTCgtaatttgacaataaaatgcCTTTTGTAAACATTAAGAAGCATTATATAGCATTCGGGATgttactttttgttttgttattcttatttaataGCAAGCCGGCGTTTCAGTGTCAGTTTAGCCAAGAGCCCCCTGCGTACTTGCCCACGATTTATGGGATCACACCGACATACTCAAGATTAGCCCAAAAAGCTGATCTCACAAGGTAAATAAAACTCTCGAACGTGATCTTTTCGCCCTtcaatgtaatttattatatctttaaactaATACGTTTGGCAATGAACATCAATTAGTAGACTATAAGCGTGCTAATAAAACATTTGCATTTAAGTAGTTATTTTGAGACAAaagtacatttaattaaaaacattaattagcaaagtttaattttagtaatattatattataaagtattaatttcattacttttcCATAAGCATGAGTTTTCAGCAAAACTAAAACTTATGATTTGATTCTCTTATCAAAAAGTATGGTAGCAATAAAGTGGTTTTTTTCTCATGAAAAATGGTTTTAGTCAAATAGTCATTAAATTGGACATTTGgtgtatatttttatcaaatgaTACAACAATGTCTTTGTTCTTTTTGTCCAAACCAATATGAAAACCAATTATGATAAGCAAAAATTCACCTAATTTGTTACAAATTAATTTCACAGTAAAGGAATGTGTTAATATTATTGAAAGTGAAATAAGCTCTAAAATTGCACTTTTAGTGGTGATAATGCATATCATGTTTTGAAGCTTGGAATGGAAAGAGCTGTGATCCTGTAACTCTTACCTGGTTTTTAGACAAGTTGTATTGCCTGTGGCCATGATTAGATGAagcaattttcaaaaaaatacaagcTCGTAGCGTTCTACCCTGATAATATTAAGCTCTCAATTAGATTAACTAATCActaaattatcataaaaatcCATTCAATAATTGTTTCAAATTTTGTCCAGGCTGTCACAAACATTGATGCTCGTAAAGAATTTCCATTGGATCATCATAGAGGATTcagaaacaaaaactaaattggtTGAGAATTTATTGAAAGAATCAGGTCTGAAATACACTCATTTAAATGTGAAAACCCATAAGGCAAAACATTCAACAGTAAGTACAATTTATTAATCAAACAAGTTCTAGTTTTAAGTATTTTACCACAATTacgagtattaagcggtaggcagcggcttggctctgcccctggcattgctgaagtccatgggcgacggtaaccactcaccgtcaggtgggccatatgctcgtctgcctacaagggcaataaaaaaaatatatatataaaaaaaaaaaattaccatacTTCACAGTAATGTGCAATACCTGCAAATAGGGCACACCTTGAATAatcaaagaaaattattaatttatattctaacTATGCTTACCATATTATTTGCTAGGTTTGAGAATCAGTGTGATGTATTAGGAAATAGTAAGATCCTGAGAATAATGTCCACATTGTTTcatctttaattattttacagttaCTTAAGTTCCCTGATAACGGGATCTAGGTACGCTTTCTAATTTGAAAGATAACAAAGTGAAAACTATCCATAATACACAAATTGATTATGTCTCGATTTCAAAATATGGCAAGTGTGCTGTTTTGGACAACCGTAATGATCATTAAAAATAAGTGTATACACAAAAAAAGttgtaaaactaaaaaacaataatattttgcaGGTTATGGATATAAATATTTGCATATTTAAAACGGACAGATACAACACAACTTGGTATTGTGTATGTAGTAAATATACTTTTGCCATAATTAAGACTTTGATTatgaatgtaaaaaaattaacactataTAATTTGTGTACTACTTCACTGTACTTGATGGAAtcgttttaatttggtttttttttaagtaacgaTGAATTAGTATTTGTAACAGGGGTAACTAAATAACCTTTTGGAATTTCAAACTAATCAAAATAACATACTTCAGTGAAATTCAAAATCCATAACCCAAAGAGAATTAATGTATTTACAGAACTTTATTGTTGCTAATTAGTAAAGTACTTATTTCAATTTTGAGTTCATACAAATATTGTTTTACCTAATCCTTgcgttttttttgtacaataatattttttttataatcttttttttactatcTTTACTTTTCTATCTAAAGggtatttgttttttgttttaaaaaaaaggtttaatatCAGAAGCTCTGTCATCGGCGTCACTTCGAATCCACCCAATCCATTAGCTTTTAGACATTCCAAGCACCGCTCACCATTCTCGGCGAATCCGTCGAATGCGGCGAAGAGTTCGTCGtgaaaattaactcacagacacagcccactgagtttcatgtcggatattctcagtgggtcacgattccaatccagcggtagattcaacgaagcactgacCTTACTAGGGCTTAGTGTTGGCAAATTCATCAGGTTGAGCCCAGTAACTTTGCCTACACGTTAGAGTTCCTAATACAACCGTCCGAGGCTACTAGAATAAGCCGGCAAAAACAATATTCACAACAAACAGTACTGTGGCTGTGGATTTCAGTGAGCAACTACGACTGCTACCACGAGTAGGGCCTTTTTTGCATAGACGGGTCCCAATGGCCCAATGGCCCAATTCACGGTTCATCTAATGCTATGTAGTAACTAGAGCGTATAGATATCACTAGGTGAATGCCGCGACCCACCCCAAGACATGAATCTCAGTTGTATAGCGTAACCAcagttccacccttcaaacaggtAAGCGTTAATGCTTCGCGTTATAAATAGGTAAGATGGTGGCATCTAACTGTGCCGACTCGCAAgtaaataaagacaaataaacaTTTgcctataataacaaaaaattaagtacTAAAAGTGTAAAGTGTGGCGATTATTATCATGGCCAACCATCATGAATATAGTTATGCATAATATCTTTAAAGAACCCtaaaaaattatccaaatttACGTACATACTTACCTTCATTAGAGTAGCCAATACGTTAAACTGTACTgagatttttattatcatttcagtataatacataataaatagtcCAACTGATTTTGGCCATAGAATACCTCTTTTTATGTTACCTGTCAATTGGCCTCTCGTTTGATTTAACTTCTGGGAATCGACGATAGATAGGTAGCCAGTTTATTCTGGTATCTCTGCAAAAATTATTCGCCTTGGAACTTAAAATTGTTCGTGTTGTTTAAAAGTTTGTGTTTATCGTCTGCTGTATCCTAAAAGTACCTTAATATTGGACATAAATTATTCTTCACCATCGACCACCTTCGCCGTAGACTAGCGGAGTAGGTTacgtgaactggtggtaggacctcttgtgagtccacatgggtaggtaccaccgcctcgcctatttctgccgtgaagcagtaatgcgtttcggtttgaagggtcgggcagccgttgtgactaatactgagaccttagaactatatctcaaggtgtgtggcgcatttacgttgtagatgtctatgggctccagtaaccacttaaaaccaggtgggctgtgagctcgtccacacatctaagcaataaaaaaaatataaaaaaaacgtgataaCACAAGcttctatttaaaatatatatctacGTTTGAATTTCtgacataattgataattttatgtttttagaaTATAAAATTCCTTGACTTAAATAAACACCCTTTATAGTGCTACCCAAATTAATGAtcgtaattataatatttccaaTAATGGATTATTaattagaagaagaagaagaaaaaaaaacgtgtagaTCATTTTGCAAATTACTTAAGTACCGGAATAACAATTATgggatgtttttaaatatttgttttaatttgcattGTGCTTGAAATTATGTTTTGATCGAAAGCAATAAAGCTCATTACGGTTTGTCAACTTTAATTTGCAGGCGAGCGGCGTTGAGCAGAGAAACGCTGCGTTGGACTGGTTGAAGGGGCATTTAAATCAAATTGAAGACAAAAAAGGCGTAGTTTACTTCATGGATGACGACAATACATATTCATTGAAAGTTTTTGATGAGGTAAGTGTTTCAACTGATTCGGTAGTGGTGATTGGACTGAAGATCTATGAAATTTCAAGTCTTTAGATATTTGGTAACTTGATTTGCCAGCATCGAGCCCACAAACTATTAGCTTTTGAAGCTCTTCACACACGGGTTTGCCACGACCCATTGTTATTTGAAAACtaatgaaaataactgaaattttCAGAATTATTACTTACACTTGACAAACGACACAGaattacttttataaatttaaattatgctacataagtcgtcgtggcctaacggataagacgtccggtgcattcgtgttgagcgatgcgccggtgttcgaatcccgctggcgggtaccaatttttctaatgaaatacgtactcaacaaatgttcacgattgatttccacggtgaaggaataacatcgtgtaataaaaatcaaacccgcaaaattataatttgcgtaattactggtggtaggacctcttgtgagtccgcacgggtaggtaccaccaccctgcctatttctgccgtgaagcagtaatgcgtttcggtttgaagggtgggacagccgttgtaactataattgagaccttagaacttatatctcaaggtgggtggcgcttttacgttgtagatgtctatgggctccagtaaccacttaacagcaggtgggctgtgagctcgtccactcatctaagcaataaaaaaaaatgctacatAATTATACAAAGAAAGAATAATCTTATGATAGACGAACTATTTTGCATCGATTAACAATTTAACGAACTGTTTTGCCTATAACTTCTTCGAATTTAAAACAGGAtatctataaatttaaaaagctaAAATAGTTTATTGATTCATAATTAAAAAGGGCATAAGTAACGCGATATGGGATAGTAGGAACagcttaatattttatatagatatacaaaaataatgaagTTAGAAAAAAACCTCACATAGAAAATTTCACACTATATAGACGAACTATTTTAGCCATAACATAGGGAATGTCGGATGAATAGAATTTGAGGCCGGGTGACCGTGCGTAATTTGTCCCCGGTTAATATTATTCCTTATTAAACGTATTACAATCGTAAATAAACCATCGTAAGTAAACCACATCGTCcaatgattaattattattaattaatttgtaaatctatactaatattaaaagaGGAAAgagttgtttgtttgtattgaataggctccgaaactcctgaaccgattttaaaaattctttcactgtttggaagctacactatcctcgagtgacataggctatattcttttttttttttaattaaggatccttactaaaaatcCAATAGTGTAAtccaagatgtaaaaaaatacctaaaatgttCTTTGattgaaaactattgatgatagaataaaataatgtactagaactttgtagaacacattattatttaaaaaaagtgtcgcgacagcatatgtctaactattatagttatgccacaataagtgttatttatatttaaaaaaatgaaacaacgtcAAAGAAGCTCTGACTCAATAAACTCAatggcttttgttttgtatgtatatcctttttacgaaaattagaaaaataataataaaatagataaagaaTATatcattcaaattcaaataataatattcaaactatctttataattttcttttttttagtaacCTGACGAAAAATAGAATGGTTATAAATGGTGAAGGGTgtgcatattatatatttttttattttgaaatatttgttaagacccgagcgaagccggagcggaccgctagtattttatatacATTACGAATCGAAATGATATATAACAATATCATTGGaagaatcattaaaagaaaATGTGTATACACTCGAAGTGAATACAGACTTGAAATTTGTTTACAACATCCGAGCCGCGTATAAGTAAACAACGATAATACAAACTTCCTGTTATTGTTCTGACGCATTTATGTTTGGTTTGAAGATGcagttataaaaatatgatataTACTTCCATTATGGCATCACGTTGAACAAATGAAgtgtttaaaaacattaaaataagccGTCGCTCGTATGTGcattgctatagttttactgaaAAAATTcccggtcattgttctcgtcgaaaccgtcgcgtgcgacgaagagctcggcgagtaaattatcccacagacacagcccactgagtttctcgccggatcttctcagtgggtcgcgtatccgatccggtggtagattctgcgaatcacggttcttgctagggttcgtgtcagcaacaacgtcaggtttgagccccgtgagctcacctactactagcccggtgacgctgatatggcctTCAAAaccatcaacttaggtaggaaaaaaaactgaaaattttcATTGAACAAAAAACACCGCTTTCACATTATGTATCGCTATTTTTACAAACATAtctgacgctgatatggtctttcAAGACCATCAACTtagctaggaaaaaaaactgaaaattttcATTGAACAAAAAACACCGCTTTCACATTATGTATCGCTAATTTTACAAACATATCTGACGTTGATATGGTCTTTCAAGaccatcaacttaggtaggaaaaaaaactgaaaattttcATTGAACAAAAAACACCGCTTTCACATTATGTATCGCTATTTTTACAAACACAtctgacgctgatatggtctttcAAGaccatcaacttaggtaggaaaaaaaaaactgaaaatctTCATTGAACAAAAAACACCGCTTTCACATTATGTATCGCTATTTTTACAAACATAtctgacgctgatatggtctttcAAGaccatcaacttaggtaggaaaaaaaaaactgaaaatctTCATTGAACAAAAAACACCGCTTTCACATTATGTATCGCTATTTTTACAAACATAtctgacgctgatatggtctttcAAGaccatcaacttaggtaggaaaaaaaaaactgaaaattttcATTGAACAAAAAACACCGCTCTCACATTATGTATCGCTATTTTTACAAACATAtctgacgctgatatggtctttcAAGaccatcaacttaggtaggaaaaaaaaactgaaaattttcATTGAACAAAAAACACCGCTTTCACATTATGCATAGCTATTTTTACAAACATATCCTAAACTAAGTCCATGCGTTTAAAGTTATCATCGTTCTTTaaactattaataattatttcgaAACTGTATTGTGTTTGCGGTTATGTAATCGTGTTTCgtgtgataaaaaaattaaattgtaacttttttaatgttttataagcACATACATATTTGGAGCATGgaacataaataattttaaaattatgtacatatttttctaaaacACAATTACACTTAATCGAAAAAAGCGAAATAAAATGTAAGAATGTTgcattgaaattttttattatacagttTATTATTATCAGATAAACGAAATTTTAATTCGTGAACAAAGTATAAAGATGTCGATAAAAAAGG
This genomic window contains:
- the LOC101743406 gene encoding galactosylgalactosylxylosylprotein 3-beta-glucuronosyltransferase I, whose translation is MPFVNIKKHYIAFGMLLFVLLFLFNSKPAFQCQFSQEPPAYLPTIYGITPTYSRLAQKADLTRLSQTLMLVKNFHWIIIEDSETKTKLVENLLKESGLKYTHLNVKTHKAKHSTASGVEQRNAALDWLKGHLNQIEDKKGVVYFMDDDNTYSLKVFDEMRKIKRVGVWPVGIVGGMRVEMPLVTDGKISGFNAVWKPFRPFPIDMAGFAINSTLFLDYPEAKFSRKVQSGFQESEILKYFTTKEAMEPLAEFCTKVYVWHTRTQHPSILNVKKLKHPPVPDDHIEV